From Lolium perenne isolate Kyuss_39 chromosome 5, Kyuss_2.0, whole genome shotgun sequence, a single genomic window includes:
- the LOC127299790 gene encoding uncharacterized protein — MGFDNECILNIQSLPGEYFCPVCRTLIYPNEAVQTQCTHLYCKPCLTYVAATTQACPYDGYLVTEADSKPLVDINKSLAETIGKVAVHCLYNKSGCQWQGNLSESITHGTACAYGNSPVVCNRCGTQIVHRQVQEHAQLCPGVQPQTQQADSSLTQSSAAITQAVTQDPSAVSSVAPAAVPSATTAGAVTAPAVATSSAGVTTASTMAAASFAGAPATSQGQAVAPQTQTAEQYQQQLQYEQYYQQHYPGYNPYTQQYQQYGQYQQYTQPQTQVAMQNVAQVPAQPAPYAQPQFLQPSQPQHMVPNQSQNQSHYPQVQAPVVQPQPQQNPPLNPAPQNPQMHPQVDAQPIAHTQVGTQPFAMPTTQAIASQVQPHVQPHPPQHLQAVTQHQHSQMQFLPQQQHLQSQIQHQHPQVQQQSYPQPQVYHQPHPVAQPQNPPVHAAAGHQSYSQPQPTNQMSHGAPLQRPAHASHQQLVGPQHAALVHPPQGQFPLQGQQPAMQAPQGAQHASQHQQHVGYHVQRPPMHPSIPSQAPPQGFPVNTSVPSQTGHLYQQGMYSSQQHMHSQSFQPHGPPFIQQQHVPTSTSRSMSNAATPHQFQESGKSENASNATGNTEVGDSTNGGGEFSGIKPESLGDKNVKGEQNDFGSTRKNVAQTGITLGGADGSDKGKGKDELVGQNSNSQPEASHVSNDLEKGGSLQQVSHKDLGALGSYVLPGMGRQRLSGPDARPPHHMLTEGQTNQMRPPSHSFSENIRPPMQQHPFGLYQSEMAPRMLAPNLPLPAPIRSDDGMIRPPMGGGPLPGHHDTTMPPFAPENVGRPHPAGMTKGNGVGGGPLGNSRAFHEEGFNSSREHFRSLAPSYPGRYNVDPKDIEENMKQFPGPTHLDGEGFQRGPRPFDGFDSLPGRPPFPNKPGPYPTGFPEDLSRKPHSVVGHPDFVSPGAEYGLHRIDGMPRNPGPFLQGMPAGPGGLRKDQLGPGNLPGNIHHDFGNPGFPPTHFHPGDTFLPRNLHGAEPLGHGPLHGIEPSGHRFHGHVHPDDPNLDDYPRHGFPQESGRFSSGGFFSNGDVGLCRICMFNCGSAEDLGLHVHTREHQQHAMDIVLKMKHDVAKRQKMIPGGPKSLNKKVAVKGNFRGNRR, encoded by the exons ATGGGGTTCGATAATGAATGTATTCTGAATATTCAATCTCTTCCTGGTGAATATTTTTGCCCTGTTTGCCGGACACTCATATACCCCAACGAGGCTGTACAAACTCAGTGTACACATCTCTACTGCAAACCTTGCTTGACTTATGTAGCAGCAACAACGCAAGCCTGCCCTTATGATGGCTACTTGGTGACAGAAGCCGATTCCAAG CCTCTGGTGGATATAAATAAATCGCTTGCTGAGACAATTGGTAAAGTTGCAGTACACTGTCTCTATAACAAGAGTGGTTGCCAATGGCAAGGAAATCTGTCTGAATCCATCACACATGGTACTGCTTGCGCCTATGGGAACTCCCCTGTTGTTTGTAACCGCTGTGGTACTCAGATTGTACATCGTCAAGTGCAAGAACATGCTCAGCTTTGCCCT GGCGTGCAACCCCAAACACAACAGGCTGACAGTAGTCTGACACAGTCATCAGCTGCAATAACCCAGGCAGTCACCCAAGATCCTTCTGCAGTTTCCTCAGTGGCACCTGCAGCAGTTCCATCTGCAACTACAGCTGGAGCTGTAACAGCTCCTGCAGTGGCGACTAGTTCAGCTGGTGTGACCACAGCAAGCACGATGGCTGCGGCCTCTTTCGCAGGGGCACCTGCTACTAGTCAAGGTCAAGCTGTTGCTCCCCAAACTCAAACAGCTGAGCAGTACCAGCAGCAGCTCCAGTACGAACAGTATTACCAGCAGCATTACCCTGGCTACAACCCCTACACTCAGCAGTATCAACAGTATGGCCAATACCAGCAGTACACACAACCTCAAACGCAAGTGGCAATGCAAAATGTTGCTCAAGTTCCTGCACAACCTGCTCCATACGCTCAGCCCCAATTCCTGCAGCCCTCACAGCCCCAACACATGGTGCCAAACCAGTCCCAGAATCAGTCTCATTATCCTCAAGTCCAAGCACCAGTTGTTCAGCCGCAACCTCAGCAGAATCCACCATTGAATCCAGCACCTCAAAATCCACAGATGCACCCACAAGTTGATGCACAGCCTATAGCCCATACTCAAGTTGGTACTCAACCATTTGCAATGCCTACAACTCAAGCAATAGCTTCCCAGGTGCAGCCACATGTACAACCTCATCCTCCACAACATCTGCAGGCTGTGACCCAGCATCAACATTCGCAAATGCAGTTTCTACCTCAGCAGCAACATCTTCAATCTCAGATACAGCACCAGCATCCACAAGTACAGCAGCAATCGTACCCACAACCTCAGGTATATCATCAGCCTCATCCAGTTGCGCAACCTCAGAATCCTCCAGTACATGCGGCAGCGGGTCATCAATCATATTCACAGCCTCAGCCAACAAATCAGATGTCACATGGTGCTCCACTTCAGCGCCCTGCACATGCATCTCACCAACAGTTAGTTGGTCCTCAGCATGCTGCACTTGTACACCCTCCGCAGGGTCAATTTCCGTTGCAGGGCCAACAGCCAGCTATGCAGGCTCCTCAAGGTGCTCAGCATGCATCACAACATCAGCAACATGTTGGGTATCATGTTCAAAGGCCACCAATGCATCCAAGCATTCCTTCCCAAGCACCGCCACAAGGGTTTCCTGTTAACACTTCCGTTCCTTCACAAACAGGTCACTTGTACCAACAAGGAATGTACTCATCTCAACAACATATGCATTCACAATCTTTCCAGCCCCATGGTCCACCATTTATTCAACAGCAGCATGTTCCAACTTCGACTAGCAGGTCTATGAGTAATGCTGCAACTCCACACCAGTTCCAAGAATCTGGGAAGTCAGAAAATGCAAGTAATGCTACTGGCAATACTGAAGTAGGTGATAGTACAAATGGAGGTGGTGAATTTTCTGGCATAAAACCGGAATCTCTAGGTGATAAAAATGTGAAGGGAGAGCAGAATGATTTTGGTAGTACTAGAAAAAATGTGGCACAAACTGGCATTACATTGGGCGgtgcagatggttcagacaaaggCAAAGGAAAGGATGAGTTAGTTGGCCAGAATAGTAATTCACAGCCTGAAGCTTCACACGTATCCAATGACCTTGAGAAAGGAGGATCACTGCAACAGGTATCACACAAAGATCTGGGAGCACTGGGGTCCTATGTGCTTCCAGGCATGGGTCGACAACGTCTGTCTGGACCTGATGCCAGGCCTCCTCACCATATGCTCACAGAAGGCCAGACGAATCAAATGAGGCCACCTAGTCATAGTTTTTCTGAAAATATCCGGCCTCCAATGCAGCAACACCCGTTTGGTTTATATCAATCTGAAATGGCACCAAGGATGCTTGCGCCAAACCTTCCGCTGCCAGCACCCATCAGATCTGATGACGGCATGATTCGGCCACCCATGGGTGGTGGACCCTTGCCTGGACATCACGACACAACTATGCCTCCTTTTGCTCCAGAAAATGTTGGCCGGCCACATCCTGCTG GAATGACAAAGGGCAATGGTGTGGGCGGCGGGCCACTTGGAAATTCCAGGGCTTTCCATGAAGAAGGGTTCAATTCTTCACGGGAACATTTCAGGTCCTTGGCGCCATCATATCCTGGCAGATACAATGTCGACCCTAAAGATATTGAAGAGAATATGAAGCAATTTCCAGGGCCAACTCATCTTGACGGCGAGGGTTTTCAGAGAGGGCCTAGACCATTTGATGGTTTCGATTCATTACCTGGAAGGCCTCCATTCCCAAATAAGCCAGGCCCATATCCTACAGGCTTCCCTGAAGATTTGTCAAGGAAACCCCATTCAGTTGTTGGTCATCCTGACTTTGTGTCACCTGGTGCAGAATACGGCCTTCACAGGATTGATGGAATGCCTAGAAACCCAG GTCCATTTCTTCAAGGGATGCCAGCGGGTCCTGGAGGTCTTCGTAAAGACCAACTAGGCCCTGGCAACCTTCCAGGGAACATACATCATGATTTTGGCAATCCAGGGTTCCCTCCTACACATTTCCACCCTGGTGATACTTTTCTTCCGAGAAATCTACATGGTGCTGAACCCCTTGGACATGGTCCATTGCATGGAATTGAACCTTCTGGCCACCGGTTCCATGGTCACGTACATCCAGATGATCCAAATCTTGATGACTATCCtcgacatggttttccacaagaaTCTGGCCGTTTCAGCTCG GGTGGATTCTTCAGTAATGGAGATGTTGGTTTGTGCCGGATATGCATGTTTAACTGTGGAAGTGCAGAGGACCTgggtctacatgtgcatacaagggAGCATCAGCAGCATGCAATGGACATTGTTCTGAAAATGAAGCATGATGTTGCAAAGAGGCAGAAGAT GATTCCTGGAGGTCCCAAGTCGTTAAACAAAAAAGTAGCTGTGAAGGGCAACTTCCGTGGAAATAGGCGCTAG